A genomic region of Salinibacterium sp. NK8237 contains the following coding sequences:
- a CDS encoding MarR family winged helix-turn-helix transcriptional regulator, translated as MQHTESPPERPDARRPTQLLRDILDISEEFEDHVGRTLSVNPTDLEAMNHLIMSGPLPPTELSRRLNISTPAVTASIDRLINVGHVTREQHPTDRRSVVVVPNPSSVATAMATLMPMIMGIDRVLDNFDDNEKDVIERYLDQVVSIYRAQLPEPTDVPSPKPAVAPPKIDPPGPRRTSWKPETHVGDSPLLG; from the coding sequence ATGCAACACACCGAATCCCCTCCGGAGCGTCCCGACGCGCGACGCCCCACCCAGCTGTTGCGCGACATCCTCGATATCAGCGAAGAGTTCGAGGACCACGTCGGTCGAACCCTTTCGGTCAACCCGACCGACCTCGAAGCGATGAACCACCTGATCATGAGCGGGCCGCTGCCACCGACCGAGCTGTCTCGTCGCCTCAATATCTCGACGCCAGCCGTGACCGCCTCAATAGACCGACTCATCAACGTCGGCCATGTAACGCGGGAACAACATCCCACCGACCGCAGAAGCGTCGTTGTCGTGCCCAACCCGAGTTCGGTCGCGACCGCCATGGCCACGCTGATGCCCATGATTATGGGGATTGACCGCGTGCTCGACAACTTCGACGACAACGAGAAAGACGTCATCGAGCGCTACCTCGATCAGGTCGTCTCCATCTATCGCGCGCAGCTCCCGGAGCCCACCGACGTTCCCTCCCCCAAGCCAGCCGTCGCGCCACCCAAGATTGACCCGCCAGGTCCACGCCGCACGTCCTGGAAACCAGAAACCCACGTGGGCGACAGCCCGCTCCTGGGCTAA
- a CDS encoding tyrosine recombinase XerC has protein sequence MAHDRGVNLPRLVETFVEYLSADRGFSVHTIRSYRSDLTNLVAFAEERLATEPADLDLELLREWLWQSSQEGLAKATLARRAAASRAFSAWLAQNNYTELDAAARLKAPKADRHLPRVLNRDQMAEMLQSVESRASTADPVALRDRAIVELLYASALRVSELVGLSANDVDDSRLTVRVMGKGSKERVVPFGIPAQRAIADYLERGRPQLTAETGGAAPLFVGARGKRVSARTVYEVIAHLLADVPGSGGSGPHTLRHTAATHLLDGGADLRAVQELLGHASLGTTQLYTHVSTERLRESYRTAHPRA, from the coding sequence ATGGCGCACGATAGAGGGGTGAACCTGCCCCGCCTTGTGGAGACGTTCGTCGAGTACCTCTCGGCAGACCGCGGCTTCAGCGTGCACACGATTCGTTCCTACCGTTCTGATCTCACCAACCTCGTCGCCTTCGCGGAAGAGCGGTTGGCGACAGAGCCCGCTGATCTCGATCTCGAACTCTTGCGTGAGTGGTTGTGGCAGTCCTCCCAAGAGGGGCTCGCAAAAGCTACGTTGGCGCGTCGGGCGGCAGCCTCGCGGGCGTTCAGCGCGTGGTTGGCCCAGAATAATTACACCGAGTTGGATGCCGCGGCTCGTCTTAAGGCGCCGAAGGCCGACCGGCACTTGCCCCGGGTTCTCAATCGCGATCAGATGGCCGAGATGTTGCAGAGTGTTGAGTCGCGGGCGTCCACGGCAGATCCAGTAGCGCTGCGGGACAGAGCTATTGTCGAGCTCCTCTATGCCTCGGCGCTGCGGGTGAGTGAGCTTGTGGGGCTCAGTGCGAATGACGTGGATGATTCCCGGCTCACCGTGCGCGTGATGGGTAAGGGGTCGAAGGAGAGGGTGGTTCCGTTTGGAATTCCGGCTCAACGCGCCATCGCCGATTATCTCGAGCGTGGTCGACCGCAACTCACCGCCGAAACCGGGGGAGCGGCACCGCTATTTGTGGGTGCCCGTGGCAAGCGTGTCAGTGCGCGCACGGTGTATGAAGTGATCGCGCATTTGCTCGCCGACGTTCCCGGTTCGGGCGGATCCGGCCCCCACACGTTGAGACATACCGCTGCCACCCATCTGCTCGATGGCGGCGCCGATCTACGGGCGGTGCAGGAGCTTTTGGGGCATGCCAGTCTGGGCACTACCCAGCTGTATACCCATGTCTCAACGGAGCGCTTGCGCGAAAGCTACCGCACCGCGCATCCCCGTGCTTAA
- a CDS encoding SDR family oxidoreductase, with protein sequence MTIQPPRPAASTARGTALITGATSGLGAEFAHQLASGGYNIVLVARDLARLEAVASDLRSRYGVTAEVLKADLTNVDERAIVEQRLHSADAPISYLVNNAGYGLAQEFETNSIDDEERMLEILATVPLRLSHAVLGGMLSRESGTVLTVASIAAGAPLGLYSAAKAWPLSFSRWANAHYRHRGVTFSAVAPGFVRTEFHARLGIERADMAPKWMWLDASFVVRSALRSAARGRAVSVPSVRYKLIWALMKVTQPLIMVFVARASRAASANGS encoded by the coding sequence ATGACCATTCAGCCTCCACGCCCCGCTGCCAGCACGGCCCGCGGCACCGCACTCATCACAGGAGCAACTTCCGGCCTCGGGGCGGAGTTCGCCCATCAACTCGCTTCTGGTGGCTACAACATTGTTCTGGTAGCGCGAGATCTGGCCAGACTTGAGGCTGTCGCATCCGACCTGCGCTCACGCTACGGCGTCACCGCCGAAGTGCTGAAGGCCGACCTCACCAACGTCGACGAACGGGCGATTGTCGAGCAGCGTTTGCACTCGGCGGATGCCCCCATCAGCTATCTAGTGAACAACGCCGGCTACGGACTGGCGCAAGAGTTCGAAACAAACTCGATCGACGACGAAGAGCGGATGCTGGAGATTCTCGCCACCGTGCCCCTCCGCCTCAGTCACGCAGTGCTCGGCGGCATGCTCAGCCGAGAATCCGGCACCGTACTTACTGTCGCCAGCATCGCTGCGGGCGCCCCGCTCGGGCTCTATAGCGCGGCAAAAGCATGGCCGCTCAGTTTCAGCCGTTGGGCCAACGCCCACTACCGCCACCGCGGCGTGACCTTCAGCGCCGTCGCGCCCGGGTTTGTCCGCACTGAATTCCACGCTCGACTCGGCATTGAGCGCGCCGACATGGCCCCGAAGTGGATGTGGCTCGATGCGAGCTTCGTGGTTCGCTCCGCCCTGCGCTCAGCGGCACGCGGTCGCGCCGTCTCGGTGCCCAGCGTGCGCTACAAACTCATCTGGGCTCTGATGAAAGTCACGCAACCACTAATCATGGTCTTCGTCGCGCGCGCAAGTCGTGCCGCTAGCGCTAACGGATCCTGA
- a CDS encoding NADPH-dependent oxidoreductase, with product MTLGSINTAPTSRIEQEQREISPEFITDTIRVLTSHESIRSFEPTPIAAEALEAILVSARSAPTSSNLQAFSIIVVEDAERRARLAHLVGDQRYVAEAPVMLIFCADVSRFHYLAERQGHTFDADNLEMFLMASVDAALALENALVAAESLGLGAVPIGSVRNQPSAIADELGLPQGVFAVAGLTLGHPREGVRRGTKPRLSSEAVVHREQYSGDDIEKHVSDYDDVMIANGLYSGRQVTSASAQIPDSEYGWAEHTARRTSQPEGVTGPSVAMRDHLKDEVEARGFRIR from the coding sequence ATGACTTTGGGCTCAATAAATACCGCACCCACATCTCGAATCGAACAAGAGCAGCGGGAGATTTCGCCCGAGTTCATCACAGATACGATTCGGGTGCTCACGAGCCACGAGTCGATTCGCAGCTTTGAGCCGACACCGATTGCGGCGGAGGCGCTGGAAGCAATCTTGGTGTCTGCCCGCAGCGCCCCGACGTCATCTAACCTGCAGGCGTTCAGCATCATCGTCGTTGAGGATGCAGAGCGCCGTGCTCGCCTGGCTCACCTAGTTGGCGACCAGCGCTACGTCGCTGAAGCCCCTGTCATGCTGATCTTCTGCGCCGATGTGTCCCGTTTTCACTACCTCGCCGAGCGACAGGGGCACACATTCGACGCTGACAACCTCGAAATGTTCCTTATGGCATCCGTCGATGCCGCTCTCGCGCTTGAGAACGCGCTAGTCGCCGCCGAGTCGCTCGGGCTTGGCGCTGTTCCTATTGGTTCGGTGCGCAATCAGCCTTCGGCGATTGCCGACGAGTTGGGCCTGCCCCAGGGAGTCTTTGCCGTCGCTGGTCTCACTCTCGGTCATCCGAGGGAGGGAGTGCGTCGGGGAACAAAGCCGCGTTTGTCGAGCGAGGCCGTTGTGCACCGGGAACAGTATTCAGGTGACGACATCGAGAAGCACGTCAGCGACTACGACGACGTCATGATTGCCAACGGTCTCTACTCGGGCCGTCAGGTCACCAGCGCAAGCGCGCAAATTCCTGATTCGGAATATGGTTGGGCCGAGCACACCGCCCGCCGCACCAGCCAGCCGGAGGGTGTAACGGGGCCGTCGGTTGCGATGCGCGACCACCTCAAAGACGAGGTCGAAGCGCGCGGTTTCAGGATCCGTTAG
- a CDS encoding phosphodiesterase, whose translation MIQLGQYPAPSHVIAHVSDTHLLAGGRPLYGAVNTIAHLEQALAQLERSTANPQAIVFTGDLADLGEPDAYVRLRAIVEPAAKRMNAEIIWVMGNHDERAQYSSLLFDEESDAPQDRVYMIDGLRIISFDTTVPGYHHGEIGDEQLEWLRNELATPAPHGTLLAVHHPPIPTPMLEAMGMLELQGQDRLAEVLQGSDVRAILGGHLHYSTHSTFAGIPVSVASATCYTLDLSAHERLLSGVDYGQSVNVVHVYEKQTVHSIIPVGDTTEITGHSAEAWAQVEAMTPEQRLETFSAKNSTFNAAEVAASD comes from the coding sequence GTGATTCAACTCGGCCAATATCCTGCCCCCAGCCACGTCATCGCGCATGTCAGCGACACGCATCTGCTCGCCGGCGGTCGACCGCTGTATGGGGCCGTCAACACGATCGCTCACCTCGAGCAGGCACTTGCTCAACTTGAGCGCTCGACCGCGAATCCTCAAGCCATCGTGTTCACGGGAGACCTCGCCGATCTGGGCGAGCCCGACGCTTACGTGCGTTTGCGTGCAATCGTCGAGCCGGCAGCGAAACGCATGAATGCTGAGATCATTTGGGTGATGGGTAATCACGACGAGCGCGCCCAGTACTCATCGCTGCTGTTCGACGAAGAATCGGATGCCCCGCAAGACCGGGTCTACATGATCGACGGATTGCGCATCATCTCTTTCGACACCACGGTGCCTGGCTACCACCACGGCGAGATCGGCGACGAACAGTTGGAGTGGTTGCGCAACGAACTGGCCACCCCGGCACCGCACGGCACGCTTCTGGCGGTGCATCATCCGCCCATTCCTACCCCGATGTTGGAGGCGATGGGGATGCTTGAGCTGCAGGGCCAAGACCGGCTCGCGGAAGTTCTGCAGGGCAGCGACGTTCGTGCGATTCTGGGCGGCCATTTGCACTATTCGACACATTCGACTTTCGCTGGCATCCCTGTTTCCGTCGCGTCAGCGACGTGTTACACCCTCGACCTCAGTGCCCATGAACGACTGCTTTCCGGAGTTGACTACGGGCAGTCGGTCAACGTTGTGCACGTCTACGAGAAGCAGACCGTGCACTCGATCATTCCGGTCGGCGACACCACGGAGATCACGGGCCACTCTGCTGAAGCGTGGGCGCAAGTCGAAGCGATGACGCCCGAGCAGCGCCTCGAGACGTTCTCAGCCAAAAACTCCACGTTCAATGCGGCAGAAGTGGCGGCCTCCGACTAG
- the putP gene encoding sodium/proline symporter PutP, whose product MNDLTFQIIAMVIYLAAMLGIGWWAYKRTTNLDDYMLAGRKLSPGVAALSAGASDMSGWLLLGLPGAFYVGGLVEAWIAIGLTVGAWLNWKFVAPRLRAYTEVSKNSITVPSFFENRLRDKTHILRVTAGIITLVFFTFYVSSGMVAGGKFFESAFNSEYLLGMLLVGGVTVLYTLFGGFIGATYTDVVQGIMIFLALIFVPIIGISQVGGIDGAMESIRAVSTEEVDMLNLFGGSAIAAISAAAWGLGYFGQPHILVRFMALRSPGDAVAGRRIGISWMIVSVLGALASALIGIAYFQQNPDLTLDDPEKVFLELSQIFFHPLIAGFVLAAVLAAVMSTISSQLIVSSSALVEDLFKIVAKKEATPKAQVVLGRFGVLIVSIVAILIALDPQASVLDLVGYAWAGFGAAFGPIVLLSLFWRKLTAPGAIAGMIVGAVTVVIWGNSDALSGVMYEIVPGFILNLVVAIVVSLFTFKHSDNIVAEFDSAVESVRTGTVTLPVFDKKD is encoded by the coding sequence GTGAACGATTTAACCTTCCAAATTATCGCGATGGTAATTTATCTGGCTGCAATGCTTGGGATCGGCTGGTGGGCGTACAAGCGCACCACCAACCTTGACGACTACATGCTCGCTGGCCGCAAACTCAGCCCCGGCGTCGCAGCCCTCAGCGCTGGAGCATCCGACATGTCGGGTTGGCTCCTTCTCGGACTCCCCGGAGCCTTCTACGTTGGAGGCCTCGTTGAAGCGTGGATCGCCATCGGCCTTACGGTCGGCGCCTGGCTCAACTGGAAGTTCGTAGCCCCACGGTTGCGTGCCTACACCGAGGTTTCTAAGAACTCGATCACAGTGCCGAGCTTCTTCGAGAACCGTCTGCGAGACAAGACGCACATCCTGCGCGTCACCGCCGGCATCATCACCCTCGTGTTCTTCACGTTCTACGTCTCCTCTGGCATGGTGGCCGGCGGCAAGTTCTTCGAGAGCGCCTTCAACTCGGAGTACCTCCTCGGCATGCTTCTCGTCGGTGGCGTTACCGTTCTCTACACCCTCTTCGGCGGCTTCATCGGCGCGACCTACACAGACGTAGTTCAGGGCATCATGATTTTCCTCGCCCTGATTTTCGTTCCTATCATCGGAATCTCTCAGGTCGGCGGCATCGATGGTGCGATGGAATCGATCCGCGCTGTCAGCACCGAAGAAGTCGACATGCTCAACCTCTTCGGCGGTTCCGCGATCGCCGCTATCTCTGCTGCAGCGTGGGGCCTTGGTTACTTCGGTCAACCGCACATCCTCGTTCGCTTCATGGCGCTGCGTTCCCCCGGGGATGCCGTAGCCGGTCGCCGCATCGGCATCAGCTGGATGATCGTCTCCGTTCTGGGCGCGCTCGCTTCGGCTCTCATCGGTATCGCGTACTTCCAGCAAAACCCCGACCTCACGTTGGACGACCCCGAGAAGGTCTTCCTTGAGCTGTCGCAGATCTTCTTCCACCCGCTCATCGCTGGCTTCGTTCTCGCCGCAGTGCTCGCCGCTGTGATGAGCACGATCTCGTCGCAGTTGATCGTGTCGTCCTCGGCTCTCGTCGAAGACCTCTTCAAAATCGTCGCCAAGAAGGAAGCCACTCCTAAGGCACAGGTTGTCCTCGGTCGTTTCGGAGTTCTGATCGTGTCGATCGTCGCAATCCTGATCGCACTCGACCCGCAGGCGTCGGTTCTTGACCTCGTCGGTTACGCCTGGGCCGGCTTCGGCGCAGCGTTCGGCCCGATCGTGCTGCTGTCGCTGTTCTGGCGCAAGCTCACGGCTCCCGGTGCCATCGCCGGAATGATCGTCGGTGCTGTCACTGTCGTTATCTGGGGCAACAGCGACGCGCTCTCCGGAGTCATGTACGAAATCGTGCCTGGCTTCATCCTCAACCTCGTTGTTGCGATTGTCGTGAGCTTGTTCACTTTCAAGCACAGCGACAACATTGTTGCCGAGTTCGACTCTGCAGTCGAGAGCGTTCGTACGGGAACGGTCACGTTGCCCGTCTTCGACAAGAAGGACTAA
- a CDS encoding uridine kinase, translating into MTLASILAALAELPASPHTQLIGVSGFCGAGKSTLARALAAELPGCVRIRGDDFLNPEKSHERSSDWSGVERLRLRNEVLDPVRRGISGSFRRFDWAARALGAAEPLPEAKIVVVDLIGLFHPELAGAWDLTVWVDVGLAQATEQGKARDRRLGRQHERLWDEVWVPNEQDFVERFDPRSHADVLYQQG; encoded by the coding sequence ATGACCCTCGCCTCAATCCTCGCCGCGTTAGCAGAGCTCCCGGCGTCTCCTCACACGCAACTGATTGGTGTGTCTGGTTTCTGCGGTGCCGGCAAGTCCACTCTCGCTCGGGCTCTCGCCGCGGAGCTTCCGGGATGCGTGCGTATTCGGGGAGATGACTTCCTCAACCCTGAGAAGTCTCATGAACGTTCCTCTGACTGGTCAGGGGTCGAGCGGCTGCGGCTTCGCAACGAAGTGCTTGACCCTGTGCGGAGAGGCATTTCGGGTTCCTTTCGAAGATTTGATTGGGCTGCGCGCGCTCTTGGCGCTGCGGAGCCTTTGCCCGAAGCCAAAATTGTCGTTGTTGATCTGATTGGACTCTTTCATCCAGAGCTCGCTGGAGCTTGGGACCTCACCGTGTGGGTTGACGTAGGACTCGCGCAGGCGACCGAACAGGGCAAGGCTCGTGACCGCCGACTTGGGCGCCAGCATGAGCGTTTGTGGGATGAGGTATGGGTTCCCAACGAGCAAGACTTTGTTGAACGCTTCGACCCGCGGTCACATGCCGATGTTCTGTATCAGCAGGGTTAG
- the dprA gene encoding DNA-processing protein DprA has protein sequence MFGLKESEVATLVKAVSVDGGVDLDRDAIEERFARATWSGLAEPGDRLAGCAIQQLGAVRALAGVVERWEPERFAAALSTGGDAVADGDMAQAIERWMPRLKSNTALIALRQAARFGARLLTPDDTLWPSRLNDLDWHAPSALWVRGTDEALAGIDRGIALVGARAATGYGEHITMEASAGLVDRGYTIVSGAAYGIDGMAHRAALASQGLTVAFLAGGVDRFYPSGHDALLGRIVENGVVISELPCGSPPTKWRFLQRNRLIAAASLATVVLEAGWRSGSLNTAGHAAALGRPLGAVPGPVTSAASAGCHRLIRDYDAVCVTNPDQMAELAPLKQALLSVDDATDAAGTTQTPSEHPDAGSPANTETTRLLDALSARSARTTDDIAARSGLAISTVRAQLGLLELDGRVAETERGWKLAGKTRGR, from the coding sequence ATGTTTGGACTCAAAGAATCAGAAGTTGCGACTCTCGTGAAAGCAGTCAGCGTCGACGGCGGTGTCGATCTCGATCGCGACGCGATCGAAGAACGTTTCGCGCGAGCAACGTGGAGTGGCCTTGCGGAGCCCGGCGATCGTCTTGCTGGTTGCGCCATTCAGCAACTCGGTGCCGTGCGAGCACTCGCCGGCGTTGTCGAACGGTGGGAACCAGAACGCTTCGCTGCCGCTCTGTCAACGGGCGGTGACGCGGTGGCTGATGGCGACATGGCTCAAGCAATCGAGCGCTGGATGCCGCGGCTCAAGTCCAACACCGCGCTCATCGCTCTGCGGCAGGCCGCCCGTTTTGGTGCACGCCTGCTCACGCCCGACGACACCCTGTGGCCGTCGCGGCTCAACGATCTCGACTGGCACGCGCCCTCGGCGCTCTGGGTGCGCGGAACCGACGAAGCTCTCGCCGGAATCGATCGCGGCATAGCCCTCGTCGGTGCGCGCGCGGCGACCGGCTATGGCGAACACATCACGATGGAAGCTTCCGCCGGTCTCGTCGATCGTGGCTACACGATCGTGTCCGGTGCCGCCTACGGAATCGACGGCATGGCCCACCGCGCTGCTCTCGCCAGCCAAGGACTCACTGTCGCCTTTCTCGCCGGGGGAGTGGACCGCTTCTACCCGAGCGGTCATGACGCGCTCCTCGGCCGCATCGTCGAAAACGGCGTGGTGATTTCCGAACTCCCGTGCGGCTCACCGCCAACCAAATGGAGATTTTTGCAACGCAACAGATTGATAGCCGCTGCCAGCCTGGCCACGGTCGTTCTCGAAGCAGGCTGGCGTTCGGGGTCGCTTAATACGGCAGGTCACGCTGCTGCCCTCGGGCGCCCGCTCGGTGCAGTGCCCGGGCCGGTTACGAGCGCTGCCTCAGCAGGCTGCCACCGCCTCATCCGTGACTACGATGCCGTGTGCGTCACCAACCCCGACCAAATGGCCGAGCTCGCGCCTCTCAAGCAAGCACTCCTGTCGGTCGACGACGCGACAGACGCCGCGGGCACTACACAAACGCCGAGTGAGCATCCCGATGCTGGCAGCCCCGCCAACACCGAGACCACGCGCCTTCTCGATGCCCTCAGCGCTCGCAGCGCCCGCACCACCGATGACATTGCCGCGCGCAGCGGCCTCGCGATCTCCACGGTTCGCGCCCAGCTCGGGTTGCTCGAACTCGACGGTCGCGTCGCCGAAACGGAGCGCGGGTGGAAACTCGCGGGCAAGACCCGCGGGCGCTAA